Sequence from the Ziziphus jujuba cultivar Dongzao chromosome 9, ASM3175591v1 genome:
CAGAACTAGGCCTCAGCCATGAACGATCATATCTCCGGCGTGTTTCACCGTCCCATGGCAGGCGTAGTTAAAAGAATCCGGCTAGAGAACTTCATGTGCCACAGTCACCTGGAAATCGAGCTCGGCGACTCCGTCAATTTCATCACCGGTCAAAATGGAAGTAAGGCTCCTCTTTCTATCTTCTCTATGCCTAGGGTTTATGGCATCCAGAATTTGTTGATTTTGCCTATGGTTTCAATTTTCtcaggtttttgttttttattttttgagtgtATGTGTTTGAGCGCAATTATATTTGTTAGATAGGcaattaa
This genomic interval carries:
- the LOC112492968 gene encoding structural maintenance of chromosomes protein 6A isoform X4 — protein: MNDHISGVFHRPMAGVVKRIRLENFMCHSHLEIELGDSVNFITGQNGSGKSAILTALCVAFGCRAKGTQRASTLKDFIKTGCRCVSF